The Aeromicrobium yanjiei genome includes a region encoding these proteins:
- a CDS encoding DNA-directed RNA polymerase subunit beta', with amino-acid sequence MLDVNFFDQIRIGLATADDIRGWSFGEVKKPETINYRTLKPERDGLFCEKIFGPTRDWECYCGKYKRVRFKGIICERCGVEVTRSKVRRERMGHIELAAPVTHIWYFKGVPSRLGYLLDLAPKDLEKVIYFAAYMITKVDEDARHQDLSSLEAKIDLERKQLESRRDNEVNERMQKLEEDLAALEAEGAKADAKRKVKDSAEREAKQRRDRAQREIDRLDEVWSRFKSLKVQDLEGDELLYREMTYRFGKYFEGYMGAMAIQKRLQDFDLEAEAESLREIIATGKGQKKTRALKRLKVVSAFLGSNNAPAGMVLDAVPVIPPELRPMVQLDGGRFATSDLNDLYRRVINRNNRLKRLLDLGAPEIIVNNEKRMLQEAVDSLFDNGRRGRPVTGPGNRPLKSISDMLKGKQGRFRQNLLGKRVDYSGRSVIVVGPQLKLHQCGLPKQMALELFKPFVMKRLVDLNHAQNIKSAKRMVERARPVVWDVLEEVITEHPVLLNRAPTLHRLGIQAFEPQLIEGKAIQIHPLVCSAFNADFDGDQMAVHLPLSAEAQAEARVLMLSTNNILKPSDGRPVTMPTQDMIIGLYFLTLERSGHIGEGRAFSSVSEALMAFERHEISLQSHVKIRIDGTIIDTTLGRAIFNQALPDDYPYVNIQVGKKELGVIVNDLAERYSKVDVANALDNLKDTGFHWGTRSGVTVSIEDVVTPPRKQEILATYETQAAKVQTQFDRGLITEDERRQELIEIWTQATAEVSAEMEKGFDEDNPIWMMVHSGARGNMMQVRQIAGMRGLVANPKGEIIPRPIKANFREGLSVVEYFIATHGARKGLADTALRTADSGYLTRRLVDVSQDVIIREEDCGTERGLKQTIATKLDDGRLVAAENVETAAYSRTAATDVTDADGKVLVAAGGELGDVEIAELIAAGVEEIKVRTVLTCEAKAGTCAKCYGRSLATGKLVDIGEAVGTIAAQSIGEPGTQLTMRTFHTGGVAGDDITHGLPRVVELFEARQPKGKAPITESAGRVVIDDSDKTRKLVVTPDDGSDVLEYPVTKRARLLIQDGDHVEVGQMLTHGTPDPQEVLRILGVRRAQEHLVDQVQEVYRSQGVAIHDKHIEIIVRQMLRRVTVIEQGDAQLIPGDLVDRAHFEEENRRVVAEGGTPASGRPVLMGITKASLAVESWLSAASFQETTRVLTDAAIHGKSDSLRGLKENIIIGKLIPAGTGLDRYRNIRVEPTEEARQAAYAVTGYGDYDYGFGSADADSVKLDDFDFTSYDSK; translated from the coding sequence GTGCTTGACGTGAACTTCTTCGATCAAATCCGGATCGGTCTCGCGACCGCCGACGACATCCGCGGATGGTCGTTCGGCGAGGTCAAGAAGCCCGAGACGATCAACTACCGCACGCTCAAGCCCGAGCGTGACGGACTCTTCTGCGAGAAGATCTTCGGTCCCACCCGGGACTGGGAGTGCTACTGCGGCAAGTACAAGCGCGTGCGCTTCAAGGGCATCATCTGCGAGCGCTGCGGCGTCGAGGTGACCCGCTCCAAGGTGCGCCGTGAGCGCATGGGCCACATCGAGCTCGCCGCCCCGGTCACGCACATCTGGTACTTCAAGGGTGTCCCGAGCCGGCTCGGCTACCTGCTCGACCTCGCCCCGAAGGACCTCGAGAAGGTCATCTACTTCGCGGCGTACATGATCACCAAGGTCGACGAGGACGCGCGTCACCAGGACCTGTCGAGCCTCGAGGCCAAGATCGACCTCGAGCGCAAGCAGCTCGAGAGCCGTCGTGACAACGAGGTCAACGAGCGCATGCAGAAGCTCGAGGAGGACCTCGCGGCCCTCGAGGCCGAGGGTGCCAAGGCCGACGCCAAGCGCAAGGTCAAGGACTCGGCCGAGCGTGAGGCCAAGCAGCGTCGTGACCGCGCCCAGCGCGAGATCGACCGCCTCGACGAGGTGTGGAGCCGCTTCAAGAGCCTCAAGGTCCAGGACCTCGAGGGCGATGAGCTGCTCTACCGCGAGATGACGTACCGCTTCGGCAAGTACTTCGAGGGCTACATGGGCGCCATGGCGATCCAGAAGCGCCTGCAGGACTTCGACCTCGAGGCCGAGGCCGAGTCGCTGCGCGAGATCATCGCGACCGGCAAGGGACAGAAGAAGACCCGCGCGCTCAAGCGCCTCAAGGTCGTCTCGGCGTTCCTCGGCAGCAACAACGCGCCGGCCGGCATGGTCCTCGACGCCGTCCCGGTGATCCCGCCGGAGCTGCGTCCGATGGTGCAGCTGGACGGTGGCCGCTTCGCGACCAGCGACCTGAACGATCTCTACCGCCGCGTGATCAACCGCAACAACCGGCTCAAGCGTCTGCTCGACCTGGGTGCTCCGGAGATCATCGTCAACAACGAGAAGCGCATGCTGCAGGAGGCCGTGGACTCGCTGTTCGACAACGGTCGCCGTGGTCGCCCCGTCACCGGACCGGGCAACCGTCCGCTGAAGTCGATCTCCGACATGCTCAAGGGCAAGCAGGGTCGCTTCCGTCAGAACCTGCTCGGCAAGCGCGTGGACTACTCGGGCCGTTCGGTCATCGTGGTCGGCCCGCAGCTCAAGCTCCACCAGTGCGGTCTGCCCAAGCAGATGGCTCTCGAGCTGTTCAAGCCGTTCGTGATGAAGCGTCTGGTCGATCTCAACCACGCGCAGAACATCAAGAGCGCCAAGCGCATGGTCGAGCGCGCTCGTCCGGTCGTGTGGGACGTCCTCGAAGAGGTCATCACCGAGCACCCCGTGCTGCTCAACCGCGCGCCCACGCTGCACCGTCTGGGCATCCAGGCGTTCGAGCCGCAGCTCATCGAGGGCAAGGCCATCCAGATCCACCCGCTCGTCTGCTCGGCGTTCAACGCCGACTTCGACGGTGACCAGATGGCTGTGCACCTGCCGCTGAGCGCGGAGGCGCAGGCCGAGGCCCGCGTCCTGATGCTGTCGACCAACAACATCCTCAAGCCGTCCGACGGTCGTCCCGTGACCATGCCCACCCAGGACATGATCATCGGCCTGTACTTCCTGACGCTCGAGCGTTCGGGGCACATCGGTGAGGGTCGCGCGTTCAGCTCGGTCTCCGAGGCACTCATGGCGTTCGAGCGCCACGAGATCTCGCTGCAGAGCCACGTCAAGATCCGCATCGACGGCACGATCATCGACACGACGCTCGGTCGCGCGATCTTCAACCAGGCGCTGCCGGACGACTACCCGTACGTCAACATCCAGGTCGGCAAGAAGGAGCTGGGTGTGATCGTCAACGATCTCGCCGAGCGCTACTCCAAGGTCGACGTGGCCAACGCCCTGGACAACCTCAAGGACACCGGCTTCCACTGGGGCACCCGCTCCGGCGTGACCGTGTCGATCGAGGACGTCGTGACGCCTCCGCGCAAGCAGGAGATCCTCGCGACGTACGAGACGCAGGCCGCCAAGGTCCAGACCCAGTTCGACCGTGGTCTGATCACCGAGGACGAGCGTCGTCAGGAGCTCATCGAGATCTGGACCCAGGCGACCGCCGAGGTCTCGGCGGAGATGGAGAAGGGCTTCGACGAGGACAACCCGATCTGGATGATGGTCCACTCGGGCGCGCGCGGCAACATGATGCAGGTTCGTCAGATCGCCGGTATGCGTGGCCTCGTGGCCAACCCGAAGGGCGAGATCATTCCTCGTCCGATCAAGGCCAACTTCCGTGAGGGCCTGTCGGTCGTCGAGTACTTCATCGCGACCCACGGTGCTCGTAAGGGACTGGCCGACACGGCGCTTCGTACCGCCGACTCGGGCTACCTGACCCGTCGCCTCGTCGACGTCAGCCAGGACGTCATCATCCGCGAGGAGGACTGCGGCACCGAGCGTGGTCTCAAGCAGACCATCGCGACCAAGCTCGACGACGGCCGTCTGGTCGCCGCCGAGAACGTCGAGACGGCTGCCTACTCGCGCACCGCGGCGACCGATGTCACCGATGCCGATGGCAAGGTCCTCGTGGCCGCCGGCGGCGAGCTCGGAGACGTCGAGATCGCGGAGCTCATCGCGGCCGGTGTCGAGGAGATCAAGGTCCGTACGGTCCTGACGTGCGAGGCGAAGGCCGGCACGTGCGCCAAGTGCTACGGTCGCTCGCTGGCGACCGGCAAGCTCGTCGACATCGGCGAGGCCGTCGGCACCATCGCGGCCCAGTCGATCGGTGAGCCCGGCACGCAGCTGACCATGCGTACGTTCCACACCGGCGGTGTGGCCGGTGACGACATCACGCACGGTCTGCCCCGCGTCGTCGAGCTCTTCGAGGCTCGCCAGCCCAAGGGCAAGGCTCCCATCACGGAGTCGGCCGGCCGCGTCGTCATCGACGACTCGGACAAGACCCGCAAGCTCGTCGTGACGCCGGATGACGGCTCGGACGTGCTCGAGTACCCCGTCACGAAGCGTGCGCGCCTCCTGATCCAGGACGGCGACCACGTGGAGGTCGGACAGATGCTGACGCACGGCACGCCCGATCCGCAGGAAGTCCTGCGCATCCTGGGTGTCCGCCGCGCGCAGGAGCACCTGGTCGACCAGGTGCAGGAGGTCTACCGGTCGCAGGGTGTGGCGATCCACGACAAGCACATCGAGATCATCGTGCGCCAGATGCTGCGTCGGGTCACCGTCATCGAGCAGGGCGACGCCCAGCTCATCCCCGGCGACCTGGTCGATCGTGCGCACTTCGAGGAGGAGAACCGCCGCGTCGTCGCCGAGGGCGGCACCCCCGCCTCGGGCCGTCCGGTCCTCATGGGCATCACGAAGGCCTCGCTGGCCGTCGAGTCGTGGCTGTCGGCCGCCTCCTTCCAGGAGACGACCCGCGTCCTGACCGACGCAGCGATCCACGGCAAGTCGGACTCGCTGCGTGGCCTGAAGGAGAACATCATCATCGGCAAGCTCATCCCGGCGGGTACCGGTCTCGACCGCTACCGCAACATCCGGGTCGAGCCCACCGAGGAGGCCCGTCAGGCCGCCTACGCCGTCACCGGCTACGGCGACTACGACTACGGCTTCGGCTCGGCTGACGCCGATTCGGTCAAGCTGGACGACTTCGACTTCACGTCGTACGACTCCAAGTAG
- a CDS encoding cutinase family protein, whose translation MTRRLPQLAATAVATLLLGSCGTGPTAGSGTSGDRPLLVDETCADLVVVGARGSTQDPDRNLGVGTEVRVTVEELAKLLHRRSDTTVRVDPIRYDSSQTATLAAYQRQVAEGSQLMTRRLEKLERRCPDSRFALVGFSEGAQVVHATAADMPAAVAERVSLVAMMADPRQNPTDAITRYGYASEPVTGSGRLGSGSPIDPDLRRAAISLCVEGDEICNDEGAPGGPPSATHRTFYEKSSTAKVTAKQLDRVLRRNGV comes from the coding sequence TGCGGCACGGGTCCGACCGCGGGGTCCGGGACGTCCGGCGACCGGCCGCTGCTGGTCGACGAGACGTGCGCCGACCTGGTCGTCGTGGGGGCTCGGGGCTCGACCCAGGACCCCGATCGCAATCTCGGCGTCGGCACCGAGGTCCGGGTGACGGTCGAGGAGCTCGCGAAGCTCCTGCACCGGCGCTCCGACACCACGGTCCGGGTCGATCCGATCCGTTACGACTCGTCGCAGACCGCGACGCTGGCGGCGTACCAGCGCCAAGTGGCCGAGGGATCGCAGCTGATGACCCGCCGGCTGGAGAAGCTCGAGCGAAGGTGTCCGGACAGTCGGTTCGCTCTCGTCGGCTTCAGCGAGGGCGCCCAGGTCGTCCATGCGACTGCGGCCGACATGCCCGCTGCCGTGGCGGAACGGGTGAGTCTGGTCGCGATGATGGCGGACCCGCGCCAGAACCCGACCGATGCGATCACCCGCTACGGATACGCCTCCGAGCCGGTCACCGGCAGCGGCAGGCTCGGGTCCGGGTCGCCGATCGACCCGGACCTGCGCCGAGCAGCGATCTCCCTGTGCGTCGAGGGCGACGAGATCTGCAACGACGAAGGAGCACCCGGCGGCCCGCCGTCGGCGACGCACCGGACGTTCTATGAGAAGTCGTCCACCGCGAAGGTGACCGCGAAGCAGCTCGACCGCGTGCTGCGACGCAACGGCGTCTGA